One stretch of Amycolatopsis tolypomycina DNA includes these proteins:
- a CDS encoding cellulose binding domain-containing protein, with product MGSASRRKAARPAVLAVIAVLVVGVSVLWPWQSGAAPVAPITGNATHFDALGAPYGGCGLPQDMLDSPDFVALNVYNTPGDYSFYPRPIPPAQAAKIGLWDNGRNCGRFVQVTIGDYCTGVNDGAAGQPFCRNGSWVTDGYAGAQLTMVVADSCGDANAWCRDDPGHLDLSTASLNRFVKNGVPVGDMNPAHWNNRRVSWSYVPAPSYTGDLKLGFLQGSQRYWTAVAVSHLPNGVHGVEFLGADGTWQQAQPDSDLGQAFLIGPTATAGTAYAIRVRDASDALVNDGRVYRFTLPDQCLSGCAAAYTAISYTTGTSTPTTTPTTTPTTPTTPAGASCAVTSAVTSSWTGGHQLEFTVRNTGSAALTGWTTAFSFAGGQQLTNSWNAVPAQTGRQVQAVNQSYNGSLSPGATTTWGAVVTGTVQPLAELACTAR from the coding sequence ATGGGATCCGCCTCCCGCCGGAAAGCCGCGCGCCCGGCCGTGCTCGCCGTGATCGCCGTGCTCGTCGTGGGTGTTTCCGTGCTGTGGCCGTGGCAGTCGGGGGCCGCGCCGGTCGCGCCGATCACCGGGAACGCCACCCACTTCGACGCGCTCGGCGCGCCCTACGGCGGCTGCGGCCTGCCGCAGGACATGCTCGACTCGCCCGATTTCGTCGCCCTCAACGTCTACAACACCCCCGGCGACTACAGCTTCTACCCGCGCCCGATCCCGCCCGCGCAGGCCGCGAAGATCGGCCTGTGGGACAACGGCCGCAACTGCGGGCGGTTCGTGCAGGTCACCATCGGCGACTACTGCACCGGCGTCAACGACGGCGCGGCGGGACAACCGTTCTGCCGCAACGGGTCCTGGGTGACCGACGGGTACGCCGGCGCCCAGCTGACCATGGTCGTGGCCGACAGCTGCGGCGACGCGAACGCCTGGTGCCGCGACGATCCCGGGCACCTCGACCTGTCGACGGCGTCGCTCAACCGGTTCGTGAAGAACGGCGTCCCGGTCGGGGACATGAACCCGGCGCACTGGAACAACCGGCGGGTTTCGTGGTCCTACGTGCCCGCCCCGAGCTACACCGGCGACCTGAAACTCGGCTTCCTCCAAGGCTCACAACGGTATTGGACGGCCGTCGCCGTGTCGCACCTGCCCAACGGCGTCCACGGCGTGGAGTTCCTCGGCGCGGACGGCACCTGGCAGCAGGCCCAGCCGGACAGCGACCTCGGGCAGGCCTTCCTCATCGGACCGACCGCCACGGCGGGCACCGCGTACGCGATCCGGGTCCGCGACGCGAGCGACGCGCTCGTCAACGACGGCCGCGTCTATCGCTTCACGTTGCCGGACCAGTGCCTGTCCGGGTGCGCGGCCGCCTACACGGCCATCAGCTACACGACCGGGACGAGCACGCCGACCACCACACCGACGACGACGCCCACCACGCCCACCACGCCGGCCGGGGCGTCGTGCGCGGTGACGTCCGCGGTCACGTCGTCGTGGACCGGCGGGCACCAGCTGGAGTTCACGGTGAGGAACACCGGCTCGGCCGCGCTGACCGGCTGGACGACGGCGTTCTCCTTCGCGGGCGGCCAGCAGCTGACCAACTCGTGGAACGCCGTGCCGGCGCAGACGGGCCGGCAGGTGCAGGCGGTCAACCAGTCCTACAACGGGAGCCTGTCGCCCGGCGCGACGACGACGTGGGGTGCGGTCGTGACCGGCACCGTCCAGCCGTTGGCCGAACTGGCCTGCACTGCCCGCTGA
- a CDS encoding SRPBCC family protein codes for MTMAKYDTEILADDEVPAIRLVREFDAPPAQVFRAHVDPELYAQWIGPHSVTTRITRWDARTGGEWAFANDRDGEELATFHGCFHEVRPDERIVSTFTYDGEPDGVALEILTLEELEGGRTRLRMLSVVQDFATRDAMLASGMDVGVNEGYVKLDALLAKEA; via the coding sequence ATGACCATGGCGAAGTACGACACCGAGATCCTGGCCGACGACGAGGTCCCGGCCATCCGGCTCGTCCGGGAGTTCGACGCCCCGCCCGCGCAGGTGTTCCGCGCGCACGTCGACCCCGAGCTGTACGCGCAGTGGATCGGGCCGCACTCGGTCACGACGCGGATCACCCGGTGGGACGCGCGCACCGGCGGCGAATGGGCCTTCGCCAACGACCGCGACGGCGAGGAGCTCGCCACGTTCCACGGCTGCTTCCACGAGGTGCGCCCGGACGAGCGGATCGTCTCGACGTTCACCTACGACGGCGAACCCGACGGCGTCGCCCTGGAAATCCTGACCTTGGAGGAACTCGAAGGCGGCCGCACCCGGCTGCGGATGCTGAGCGTGGTGCAGGACTTCGCGACCCGGGACGCCATGCTGGCCAGCGGCATGGACGTCGGGGTCAACGAGGGCTACGTCAAGCTCGACGCCCTGCTCGCGAAGGAAGCCTGA
- a CDS encoding MerR family transcriptional regulator, producing the protein MIPDGERPAAPGKFDDEHYPGYTMGRAADMLGTTQAFLRSLGETGLITPQRSAGGHRRYSRHQLRLAARVRELVDEGTAIDAACRIVSLEDQLHEARRLNRALQGEPEG; encoded by the coding sequence ATGATCCCCGACGGGGAAAGACCGGCAGCACCCGGAAAGTTCGACGACGAGCACTACCCCGGCTACACGATGGGCCGCGCCGCGGACATGCTCGGCACGACCCAGGCCTTCCTGCGCAGCCTCGGCGAAACGGGCCTGATCACCCCCCAGCGCTCGGCCGGCGGGCACCGGCGCTATTCACGGCACCAGCTGCGCTTGGCCGCCCGCGTGCGTGAGCTGGTCGACGAGGGCACGGCCATCGACGCCGCCTGCCGCATCGTGTCGCTCGAAGACCAGCTCCACGAAGCCCGCCGCCTGAACCGGGCGCTCCAGGGGGAACCCGAGGGCTGA
- a CDS encoding TIGR03086 family metal-binding protein, whose protein sequence is MTSPARHHVSEAARFTELVSSAAPGDWTRPAPVAGWTALDVVRHLVEWPRGFLRGAGIELPALAVDEDPAGAWKQHVADIQAILDDPAGRVLSNPNTGDRPVEEALDQFYTADVWMHSWDLARALGREIDLGEQRCAEALTALRPIEQMLRDSGQFGPAVPVDEDASAQDKLVGFLGRDPAWRP, encoded by the coding sequence ATGACGTCACCGGCTCGGCACCACGTCTCCGAAGCCGCCCGCTTCACCGAACTGGTCTCCTCGGCCGCGCCCGGCGACTGGACGCGGCCGGCCCCGGTCGCGGGCTGGACGGCGCTCGACGTCGTGCGCCACCTCGTCGAGTGGCCGCGCGGCTTCCTCCGCGGCGCCGGGATCGAACTGCCCGCCCTGGCCGTCGACGAGGATCCGGCCGGCGCCTGGAAGCAGCACGTCGCCGACATCCAGGCGATCCTCGACGACCCCGCCGGGCGGGTGCTCAGCAACCCGAACACCGGCGACCGGCCGGTGGAGGAGGCGCTCGACCAGTTCTACACCGCGGACGTCTGGATGCATTCGTGGGACCTCGCCCGGGCACTCGGCCGCGAGATCGACCTCGGCGAGCAGCGCTGCGCCGAGGCGTTGACGGCGCTGCGCCCGATCGAGCAGATGCTGCGCGACAGCGGTCAGTTCGGCCCGGCCGTGCCGGTCGACGAGGACGCTTCGGCACAGGACAAGCTGGTCGGCTTCCTCGGCCGGGACCCGGCCTGGCGGCCTTGA
- a CDS encoding FtsW/RodA/SpoVE family cell cycle protein, with translation MDVKERAAVRRPRAGQALTGWLTRPLASFHLVLALTGILGLFGAVMVLSASSVSSYDPSTGGGQYDMFFKHLTYLVLGSGVFWLGLRLPLRKIRGLASKAMAVALGMLVLVLTPLGSAGGGAQRWFVIAGQSVQPIEFAKLALVLWGAHVLVAKEHLLHRWRHLLVPVVPVTLLMFALVMAQPNLSGTITLGVVMLGLLWFAGIPAGLFAALVSGAAAGFTVLALSADYRLGRVLTFLSDSPGPDSGAYQTTQALYALADGGAFGRGLGQGSANWGYLPGVANDFIFALVGEELGFVGCIAVIALYAGVAIVGTRIARRALDPWIRLVAGTLTLLVVAQAAINIGYVVGLLPVTGVTLPLISYGGSSLLVTLGMLGILANCARHEPGAPDHPGVTRSRG, from the coding sequence ATCGACGTCAAGGAACGGGCAGCGGTCCGCCGTCCGCGGGCGGGGCAGGCGCTGACCGGGTGGCTGACGCGGCCGCTCGCGTCGTTCCACCTCGTGCTGGCCCTGACCGGGATCCTCGGGCTCTTCGGGGCCGTGATGGTGCTGAGCGCCTCGTCCGTCTCCTCCTACGACCCGAGCACCGGCGGCGGCCAGTACGACATGTTCTTCAAGCACCTCACGTACCTGGTACTGGGGTCCGGGGTGTTCTGGCTCGGCCTGCGCCTGCCGCTGCGGAAGATCCGGGGGCTGGCGAGCAAGGCGATGGCCGTGGCGCTCGGCATGCTGGTCCTCGTGCTCACCCCGCTGGGCTCGGCGGGCGGCGGGGCGCAGCGCTGGTTCGTCATCGCCGGGCAGTCGGTCCAGCCGATCGAGTTCGCCAAGCTCGCGCTGGTGTTGTGGGGCGCGCACGTCCTGGTGGCCAAGGAGCACCTGCTGCACCGGTGGCGGCACCTGCTGGTGCCCGTGGTCCCGGTGACGCTGCTGATGTTCGCGCTGGTGATGGCCCAGCCGAACCTCAGCGGCACGATCACCCTCGGCGTCGTCATGCTGGGCCTGCTCTGGTTCGCGGGCATCCCCGCCGGGCTGTTCGCGGCACTGGTGTCCGGCGCGGCCGCGGGCTTCACCGTGCTCGCCCTGTCCGCGGACTACCGGCTGGGGCGCGTCCTGACGTTCCTGTCCGACTCGCCGGGCCCGGACTCCGGTGCCTACCAGACGACCCAGGCGTTGTACGCGCTCGCCGACGGCGGGGCGTTCGGCCGCGGGCTCGGGCAGGGGAGCGCGAACTGGGGCTACCTGCCCGGCGTGGCGAACGACTTCATCTTCGCGCTCGTCGGCGAGGAGCTCGGCTTCGTCGGCTGCATCGCGGTGATCGCGCTCTACGCCGGCGTCGCCATCGTGGGGACGCGGATCGCGCGCCGGGCCCTCGACCCCTGGATCCGGCTCGTGGCGGGCACGCTCACCCTGCTGGTGGTCGCCCAGGCCGCGATCAACATCGGGTACGTCGTCGGCCTGCTGCCGGTCACCGGCGTCACGCTGCCGCTGATCTCCTACGGCGGTTCGTCGCTGCTGGTCACGCTGGGGATGCTCGGGATCCTCGCCAACTGCGCGCGCCACGAGCCCGGCGCCCCTGACCACCCCGGCGTCACGCGGTCGCGCGGGTGA
- a CDS encoding cellulase family glycosylhydrolase, translated as MKRSIAALALAGATVLGCTAVLAMPQASAAAQGCRVDYTVASQWQGGFQAGVKVTNLGDPVSGWSLRFTFPDAGQKVAQGWNATWSQSGTTATAANVDWNRTLGTGAAADLGFTGTTTGANPVPTSFSLNGVACTGSTEPTPTTTTPSPGGTPLAANGQLHVCGVHLCNEANRAIQLRGMSTHGLQWFNSCYNDASLDALARDWRADLLRISMYVQEKGYETNPAWFTDRVNTLVGEAEERGMYAIIDFHTLTPGDPNYNLDRAKTFFAAVAARNAAKKNVIYEITNEPNGVSWGGIKSYAEQVIPVIRAADPDAVVIVGTRGWSSLGVSDGSNETEIVNNPVNATNIMYAFHFYAASHKDNYRATVSRAAATLPLFVTEFGTVTATGGGTLDQAGTTAWLDLLDQLRIGYANWTYSDADESSAALTPGTCAGSDYGSGRLTASGALVKSRISTADSF; from the coding sequence ATGAAGCGCTCCATCGCTGCACTGGCACTGGCCGGTGCGACGGTTCTCGGCTGCACCGCGGTGCTGGCCATGCCCCAGGCGTCCGCCGCCGCTCAGGGGTGCCGGGTCGACTACACCGTCGCCAGCCAGTGGCAGGGCGGGTTCCAGGCCGGCGTCAAGGTCACCAACCTCGGCGATCCCGTCTCCGGGTGGTCGCTCCGGTTCACCTTCCCGGACGCCGGGCAGAAGGTGGCCCAGGGCTGGAACGCCACCTGGTCGCAGTCCGGCACGACCGCGACCGCCGCCAACGTCGACTGGAACCGGACCCTGGGCACCGGGGCCGCCGCCGATCTCGGGTTCACCGGGACCACCACCGGTGCCAACCCGGTGCCGACCTCGTTCAGCCTGAACGGGGTCGCCTGCACCGGCTCCACGGAGCCGACGCCCACCACCACCACGCCGTCGCCCGGCGGGACGCCGCTGGCGGCCAACGGGCAGCTGCACGTCTGCGGTGTCCACCTGTGCAACGAAGCCAACCGGGCGATCCAGCTGCGCGGCATGAGCACGCACGGGCTCCAGTGGTTCAACTCCTGCTACAACGACGCGTCCCTGGACGCCCTCGCCAGGGACTGGCGCGCCGACCTGCTCCGGATTTCCATGTACGTGCAGGAAAAGGGGTACGAGACCAACCCGGCCTGGTTCACCGACCGGGTCAACACCCTCGTCGGCGAAGCCGAGGAACGCGGCATGTACGCGATCATCGACTTCCACACCCTCACCCCCGGCGACCCGAACTACAACCTCGACCGCGCCAAGACCTTCTTCGCCGCGGTGGCCGCGCGCAACGCGGCGAAGAAGAACGTCATCTACGAGATCACCAACGAACCGAACGGCGTCAGCTGGGGCGGCATCAAGTCCTACGCCGAGCAGGTCATCCCGGTGATCCGCGCCGCCGACCCGGACGCCGTCGTCATCGTCGGCACGCGGGGGTGGTCGTCGCTCGGCGTCTCCGACGGGTCGAACGAAACCGAGATCGTGAACAACCCCGTCAACGCCACGAACATCATGTACGCGTTCCACTTCTACGCCGCCAGCCACAAGGACAACTACCGCGCCACGGTGAGCCGGGCAGCGGCGACGCTGCCGCTGTTCGTCACGGAGTTCGGCACGGTCACCGCCACCGGCGGTGGCACGCTCGACCAGGCCGGCACCACGGCCTGGCTTGACCTGCTCGACCAGCTGCGCATCGGCTACGCGAACTGGACGTACTCCGACGCCGACGAAAGCAGCGCCGCGCTGACGCCGGGCACCTGCGCGGGCAGCGACTACGGCAGCGGGCGGCTGACCGCGTCCGGGGCGCTGGTGAAGAGCCGCATCAGCACGGCGGACAGCTTCTGA
- a CDS encoding LacI family DNA-binding transcriptional regulator, with protein MPGHGHLPRVKRVTIEDVAREAGVGRQTVSRALRDLPEIAPDTRERVLAAASRLGYRPNALAKGMRTQRSDVIALIVSDIANPFYPAVARGVYDAAAAAGCSVVLYNTDADPGRERDALEDALARSARGVVGFFYGLPDDVLAGYARSVPLVVADRQLPPDVAASVSNDFASGTAAAVELLARRPDACLGMLAGPVGVAADERRLAFVAACAAHGLGDVSARIVPGPPTIAGGTAAAHRLLDARPEVNGIFAGNDLMGIGAVQAVLARGGAVPRDCAVVGFDDLELSAYLSPPLSTVRIDKYDHGQTLVRALLADTADRISLPVSLVTRATA; from the coding sequence GTGCCCGGACACGGACACCTGCCGCGGGTCAAGCGCGTGACCATCGAGGACGTGGCCCGCGAGGCCGGCGTGGGTCGGCAGACCGTCTCGCGGGCCCTGCGCGACCTGCCGGAGATCGCCCCGGACACCCGGGAGCGCGTGCTGGCCGCGGCGAGCAGGCTGGGGTACCGGCCGAACGCGCTGGCGAAGGGCATGCGCACCCAGCGGTCGGACGTCATCGCGCTGATCGTCTCCGACATCGCGAACCCGTTCTACCCGGCCGTGGCCCGCGGGGTGTACGACGCCGCCGCGGCGGCCGGGTGCAGTGTCGTGCTGTACAACACCGACGCCGACCCGGGCCGGGAACGCGACGCCCTCGAGGACGCCCTCGCCCGCTCCGCCCGCGGCGTCGTCGGCTTCTTCTACGGCCTCCCCGACGACGTCCTCGCCGGCTACGCGCGCTCGGTCCCGCTGGTGGTCGCCGACCGGCAGCTGCCGCCGGACGTGGCGGCCTCGGTGAGCAACGACTTCGCGAGCGGCACCGCGGCCGCCGTCGAGCTGCTCGCGCGGCGGCCGGACGCCTGCCTCGGCATGCTGGCCGGCCCGGTCGGCGTCGCGGCCGACGAGCGGCGGCTCGCCTTCGTCGCCGCGTGCGCCGCCCACGGGCTCGGCGACGTCTCGGCGCGCATCGTGCCGGGGCCGCCGACCATCGCGGGCGGCACGGCCGCGGCCCACCGGCTCCTCGACGCCCGGCCCGAGGTCAACGGCATCTTCGCGGGCAACGACCTGATGGGCATCGGGGCGGTGCAGGCGGTGCTCGCGCGCGGCGGCGCCGTCCCGCGGGACTGCGCCGTGGTCGGCTTCGACGACCTCGAACTGTCGGCCTACCTCAGCCCGCCGCTCAGTACCGTCCGGATCGACAAGTACGACCACGGGCAGACCCTCGTCCGGGCCCTGCTGGCCGACACCGCCGACCGCATCTCGCTGCCCGTCTCGTTGGTCACCCGCGCGACCGCGTGA
- a CDS encoding DUF5914 domain-containing protein: MDLKRQVIERWPARWPVQPFREPAWARQEPTYAACSPALIEAAVKRAGARPSGNWYVFAAARDIRADRPFGARVGGRELVAWRGPDGGLLVGPGACPHLGAPLDQARVHCGELVCRWHGLRVGAGRPGWTALPSFDDGVLAWVRLDGAGGEQPTERPLVPARPAGTTVDAVATLTGVCEPEDVVANRLDPWHGAWFHPYSFARLRVLSAPQGVDVAEADDRFVVEVTFRLAGKLGVPVLAEFTCPGPRTVLMTIVDGEGTGSVVETHATPLGPDRDGRPRTAVIEATIAASGRPGFAAAARLAPALRPLMRRAAARLWRDDLAYAERRYALREDRP, translated from the coding sequence GAGCGCTGGCCGGCGCGGTGGCCGGTGCAGCCGTTCCGGGAACCGGCGTGGGCCCGGCAGGAACCCACCTACGCCGCCTGCAGCCCCGCGCTGATCGAGGCGGCGGTCAAGCGGGCGGGCGCCCGGCCGTCGGGCAACTGGTACGTCTTCGCCGCGGCTCGGGACATCCGGGCCGACCGGCCCTTCGGAGCGCGGGTAGGCGGCCGAGAGCTGGTCGCGTGGCGCGGTCCGGACGGCGGGCTGCTGGTCGGCCCGGGCGCGTGCCCCCACCTCGGCGCGCCGCTGGACCAGGCTCGCGTGCACTGCGGCGAGCTGGTCTGCCGGTGGCACGGCCTGCGCGTCGGCGCGGGCCGGCCCGGCTGGACGGCGCTGCCGTCCTTCGACGACGGCGTCCTGGCGTGGGTGCGCCTCGACGGCGCCGGCGGCGAACAGCCCACCGAGCGGCCGCTCGTGCCGGCCCGCCCGGCTGGGACCACGGTCGACGCCGTCGCGACGCTGACCGGCGTCTGCGAGCCAGAAGACGTCGTCGCCAACCGCCTCGACCCGTGGCACGGCGCGTGGTTCCACCCGTACTCGTTCGCCCGGCTGCGCGTGCTCTCGGCTCCGCAGGGCGTCGACGTCGCGGAAGCCGACGACCGGTTCGTGGTCGAGGTGACGTTCCGGCTGGCGGGCAAGCTCGGCGTCCCGGTGCTCGCCGAGTTCACCTGCCCGGGCCCGCGCACCGTCCTGATGACCATTGTGGACGGTGAGGGCACCGGCAGCGTCGTGGAGACCCACGCGACCCCGCTCGGCCCGGACCGCGACGGCCGGCCCCGCACGGCGGTGATCGAGGCGACGATCGCCGCCTCCGGCCGGCCGGGGTTCGCCGCGGCGGCCCGGCTGGCACCGGCCCTGCGGCCGCTCATGCGCCGGGCCGCCGCCCGGCTGTGGCGGGACGACCTCGCCTACGCCGAGCGCCGCTACGCCCTGCGCGAAGACCGCCCCTGA
- a CDS encoding ArsR/SmtB family transcription factor, with the protein MDEDSERLNRVFAALADPTRRDLVARLAGADATVGELAEPYDMSLQAVSKHVKVLEEAGLVTRSKDAQRRPVHLDAEVFDLMTKWIERYRRQAEERYRRLDALLGRMTDETKRSRKDAS; encoded by the coding sequence GTGGACGAAGACAGCGAGCGGCTCAACCGGGTGTTCGCGGCACTGGCCGACCCGACCCGGCGCGACCTGGTGGCGCGCCTGGCCGGCGCGGACGCGACCGTTGGCGAACTGGCCGAGCCCTACGACATGAGCCTCCAGGCGGTCTCCAAGCACGTGAAGGTGCTGGAAGAGGCCGGCCTGGTGACCCGCAGCAAGGACGCCCAGCGCCGTCCGGTCCACCTGGACGCGGAGGTGTTCGACCTGATGACCAAGTGGATCGAGCGGTACCGGCGGCAGGCCGAGGAGCGCTACCGGCGCCTCGACGCCCTGCTGGGCCGCATGACCGACGAAACCAAGCGCTCCCGGAAGGACGCATCATGA
- a CDS encoding DUF6461 domain-containing protein, which produces MVAIEENGSFGSRTPVLTTASRAGRAASMFWNVNAVTRLSFARAGEVLASFEPGLSEPSADEEVVAALAGLDWRDHRDCTEKGLVAVERFTGRGLSAEDLAEFDRRGVAYRISDRG; this is translated from the coding sequence GTGGTCGCGATCGAGGAAAACGGCTCCTTCGGCTCCCGCACGCCCGTGCTCACCACCGCGTCCCGCGCCGGCCGGGCGGCGAGCATGTTCTGGAACGTCAACGCCGTGACGCGCCTGTCCTTCGCCCGCGCCGGCGAAGTCCTCGCCTCGTTCGAGCCGGGCCTGAGCGAGCCGTCCGCGGACGAGGAGGTCGTCGCGGCGCTGGCGGGGCTCGACTGGCGGGACCACCGCGACTGCACCGAAAAGGGCCTGGTCGCCGTCGAGCGGTTCACCGGCCGGGGGCTGTCCGCCGAGGACCTGGCCGAGTTCGACCGGCGCGGCGTGGCCTACCGGATCAGCGACCGCGGTTGA
- a CDS encoding alpha/beta fold hydrolase: MAVSVLVAATAPAAATTSDPLAPYRGQEVAWGACPFKQRAQPKQAECARITVPRDWADPAAGTDLQVAVSRVTATGTRQGAILVNPGGPGGRGTALAGALAGLEPSVGEHYDIVGMDPRGTGQEGGTDAGYVCRVPLGRLPADDDLDARDRSAASIALHQRTPRVLAEACQSDALAPFITTWQTAHDMDLIRTLLGDEKLNYLGFSYGTWLGAKYASLFPDRAGKLVLDSSVNFEGRLQAAFEAFPKIDQRQFDRVYAPWLARRFPEQLGRTAEEVRAKWERLRVFFKEQGVPPDVFDSVFVGNGSARQWLTGALILTKGAAALDGKTTPPPAALRADLDRASRAVFGRPADRLTAADVAADPPEPDYADVPGTRLAVACGDQPTRTASWYKLLSDLQGPAYPLFGWAYGLSEACGFWSDAPRQQLPRLSPRAAKNILVVQGEFDPQTGYEQAEAGARAAGIPMISVADSPFHGQYAVSGNSCVDKLVNGFFLGTARPAATICPGVPLPGEHQVYPVPGPAGEPSQPATPAPRDADSPLRERLQDDISAVNRGR; this comes from the coding sequence CCCGCTCGCGCCGTACCGCGGCCAGGAAGTCGCCTGGGGCGCCTGCCCGTTCAAGCAGCGGGCCCAGCCCAAGCAGGCCGAGTGCGCGCGGATCACCGTCCCGCGGGACTGGGCGGACCCGGCGGCGGGCACCGACCTGCAGGTGGCCGTCAGCCGCGTGACCGCCACCGGCACCCGGCAGGGCGCGATCCTGGTCAACCCCGGCGGGCCCGGCGGCCGCGGCACCGCGCTCGCCGGCGCGCTGGCCGGCCTCGAACCGTCGGTCGGCGAGCACTACGACATCGTCGGGATGGACCCCCGCGGCACCGGCCAGGAAGGCGGCACCGACGCCGGCTACGTGTGCCGGGTGCCGCTGGGGCGGCTGCCCGCGGACGACGACCTCGACGCCCGCGACCGCTCGGCGGCCAGCATCGCACTGCACCAGCGGACACCGCGGGTGCTGGCCGAGGCGTGCCAGAGCGACGCGCTCGCGCCGTTCATCACCACCTGGCAGACCGCGCACGACATGGACCTGATCCGCACGCTGCTGGGCGACGAGAAGCTGAACTACCTCGGGTTCTCCTACGGCACCTGGCTCGGGGCGAAGTACGCGTCCCTGTTCCCGGACCGCGCCGGCAAGCTGGTCCTCGACTCCAGCGTCAACTTCGAAGGCCGCCTCCAGGCCGCGTTCGAGGCGTTCCCGAAGATCGACCAGCGCCAGTTCGACCGCGTCTACGCGCCGTGGCTGGCCCGCCGGTTCCCGGAGCAGCTGGGCAGGACCGCCGAAGAGGTCCGGGCCAAGTGGGAGCGGCTGCGCGTCTTCTTCAAGGAGCAGGGCGTGCCGCCGGACGTCTTCGACTCGGTCTTCGTCGGCAACGGCAGCGCCCGGCAGTGGCTGACCGGCGCCCTGATCCTCACCAAGGGCGCGGCGGCGCTCGACGGCAAGACCACTCCCCCGCCCGCCGCGCTGCGCGCCGACCTCGACCGGGCCTCGCGAGCCGTCTTCGGCCGTCCGGCGGACCGGCTGACCGCCGCCGACGTGGCCGCGGACCCGCCGGAGCCCGACTACGCCGACGTCCCGGGCACCCGGCTGGCCGTGGCGTGCGGCGACCAGCCGACGCGGACGGCGAGCTGGTACAAGCTGCTCAGCGACCTGCAGGGACCGGCGTACCCGCTGTTCGGCTGGGCGTACGGCCTCAGCGAGGCGTGCGGCTTCTGGTCCGACGCGCCCCGGCAGCAGCTGCCGCGGCTTTCGCCGCGCGCCGCGAAGAACATCCTGGTGGTGCAGGGCGAGTTCGATCCGCAGACCGGGTACGAGCAGGCCGAGGCGGGCGCGCGGGCGGCCGGCATCCCGATGATCTCGGTGGCGGATTCGCCCTTCCACGGCCAGTACGCCGTGAGCGGCAATTCCTGTGTGGACAAACTGGTGAACGGCTTCTTCCTCGGCACCGCCCGGCCGGCGGCCACCATCTGCCCCGGCGTGCCGCTGCCCGGCGAGCACCAGGTTTACCCGGTGCCGGGCCCGGCGGGCGAGCCGTCCCAGCCGGCGACACCGGCGCCGCGGGACGCCGACTCGCCGCTGCGCGAACGGCTCCAGGACGACATCAGCGCCGTCAACCGCGGTCGCTGA